The sequence GAGCGTTGTTGTGGAAGATGTAATTGCGCAGGTGCGATCACACATAGAGTCGTTGGTCGGTCTCCCAAGTGGGACACCGTTGGCGAATGTGCCACCTCCACCAGCTTCAGACACTCCGATTGCCAGCCTGATTGATCACACCTTACTTAAACCAGAAGCAACGGTCGAGCAGATTGATCGACTGTGCAATGAAGCCAAACAATACCGCTTCGCCAGTGTTTGTGTCAATCCGCGTTATGTCGAGCGCTGTGCACGCGCACTGGCCGGTTCCCCGGTACGTGTTTGCACGGTTATTGGTTTCCCGCTCGGTGCAACGACCACGAAAGTGAAAGTCTTTGAAACGGTGCAAGCAATCGGTCACGGCGCACACGAAGTTGATATGGTGATGGCGATTGGTGCATTGCGAGGCCGCGAGTATCACGTCGTCGCTGACGATATTCGTGCTGTAACCGATGCTGCACATGCGAGTGGTGTGCTGGTCAAAGTTATTCTGGAAACCGGTCTGCTGACCGATATCGAAAAGATTGCGGCTTGTATTCTGGCAGTACGTGCCGGGGCTGATTTTGTCAAAACCAGTACCGGTTTTGGGCCAGGTGGTGCGACCGTTGCCGACATTCGGCTCATGCGGGCTGTCGTTGGCCCGACCATCGGGGTGAAGGCGTCGGGCGGAATACGCTCACTAACAATGGCGCAGGAGTTGATTGCGGCTGGCGCAACCCGAATCGGCACTTCGGCTGGTGTCGCCATTGTGCAAGCATCAGAAGGAATGGTATCAGAACCACCACATAGCGATACCTATTAGAAATTCTGACGCAGGCGCGGTTGATTACCTTTCTTATGAAGATATTGGGGACGCGGAAGCAGCGCACGAAGAAATTAAAAAACTGCGATGTTTGGGCGAACGCTGATAGGGAGTGTGTAAACAGATGACAAGGAGGAACGAGTGAGCATTCTGATCGATGCCAATACCCGATTGTTGGTACAGGGGATCACCGGCAAAGAAGGAGAATTCCATACTCGCCAGATGATCGAGTATGGGACGAAGGTGGTAGCCGGGGTGGTGCCAGGACGCGGCGGACAAATGGCGATTGATGGCCGGGTACCGGTATTTAACACAGTATCAGAAGCAGTAGCGGCTACAGGTGCGAACACTGCCGTGATTTATGTGCCAGCTCCCTTCGCCCCCGATGCCATTCGCGAATCGGCTGCGGCTGGTATTCCTTTGATTGTTTGTATCACCGAAGGCATTCCAGCACTCGACATGGTTAGCACTTATGCCTTTGTCCAGGAATGTGGGGTTCGCCTGATCGGTCCTAACTGTCCCGGCCTCCTCACACCGGGTGCTGCCAAAGTAGGCATTATTCCCGGCAATATTGCCATGCCCGGCCCGGTCGGCATTGTCAGTAAATCGGGAACATTGACATACGAAGCGGTTGATGCGCTCACCCGCCTGGGTATTGGTCAGAGTACCATTGTCGGGATCGGTGGCGACCCGATCATTGGCACGAACTTTATCGATGTGTTGGCGATGTTTGAATCCGATCCACAAACTGAAGCCATCGTTCTGATTGGTGAGATTGGTGGTACTGCCGAACAAGAGGCGGCAGCGTACATCAAAGCTCACGTCAGTAAGCCGGTGGTAGGCTTTATTGCCGGTCAGACAGCACCGCCTGGAAAGCGAATGGGACACGCTGGCGCGATCATTAGCGGCGGTGAAGGAACAGCGCAAGAGAAGATTGTCGCCCTTGAAAGTGTCGGAGTGCGCGTAGCCCGGATGCCAGCCGATATTGCCGGTTTGGTGAAAGAGGCGCTGAGTGCACGGAAGATGTAACTGAAGAGCATGGCTGCCCCTCGCTTCCCCTTGCCCCTCCTCGCCGACACGAGGAGGGGCAGGTGAGGTGTTAAACTTTCTATGGTTTCACGCTTACAAGAGAATATCTCGTACCTCGCCGGTATTGCGCTCAATCGTTCTCGCGTATATAACGGTCAACCTGGATGGAATGGCACACACGAGCATGCGAATCCCAACCGGAGAGGGGCCCTTAGCGCCTGATCAAAGACCTGGGCTTTTGCTGAGTCTCGACCATGACAGCGCCAGAATGGTCAGGGAAACGGTGGCGGGCAATGAATGCGTCGCCGCGACGCGATGGAAAAGGGTTTCGACGGTTTCAGTGCCTGTATTGCGGAGCACGCCTGGCGGCCCTCACCTTCCCCCTTACCCCCTTCCTCTCCCCGTGGGGGAGAGGAAGGGGAACGTGCAGCGGCGTGACCCTCGCTCACCCAACCCGTCACGCGCAGCGCCGGGCGTTGCATGCTCGGCAGCGGGAACGTGTGGCTGATGGCGGAACAGAACGTTGCCTCCCAACGCAGTGGTTGCCCGGGTACGGTACGTTCCCAATAAGAAATTCAGGTTTGTGATCACGCTCTTAGCGGCCTTTCAGCTTCCTTGCACTCTCTGATACCAATACTGTCTGCGCAAGCCGTGTATCCGGCTAACCGCGTGGTTCAGGAAGCATCGGCAACAGGTGGCGGATGTTCGTCGGTGCCCCGCCGCTAGTGCATTGCCCAGCAGCACAGACGAACCAAAGCTGAGAACATTGAAAACCCCTGTCTGATCCAAGGTTCTGCGTGGTAGAGGGTTCAGATCAAGTGAGAAACTCACGAGATTCACGCAGAGGATTGGCAGGCACGCTATAACAGGTGGGTGTGGTACCCGCCCTTCTCTATTGCAGGTCTTTTGATATGACACGTAACCAGGCAGGTTATCGAAGAAACTGGTGGCTGGTAATTATGGCTCTAACCGGGCTGGCATTGGTGTTTCGCCTGCTGGTCTGGCGCTGGCGTGAACTGTATCCGTTAGGCGGTGATGAAGCTGAGTATCTAGCCCAGGCCATAACCCTCCTGCAAGAACGGCGGTACGTTGAACTACGTCTGATGCGGCCACCGCTGTACCCACTTTTTCTGGCGACGGCGATCCTCTTTGTTGATTCGCTGGTGCAAAACCTGCGCCTGGTGCAAAGTATAATCAGTACGCTCACGGTACCGCTCATCATTCTGCTCACCCATACTCTTGCTCAACGCAGTGTACCACAAGCACCACCCACCTTTGCCCGCCGGGCTGGTTTGCTGGCAGGTTTGCTCACTGCCCTCAATTACACGTTGGCGGCTAATGCGACCGAGTTGCTCACAGAAACCCTCTTTCTAGCCGGTCTCAGTCTGCTCTTCTGGTTGATCCTGTTACCAAAACAGACCTCTCGACTCGCAGTCTGTACCGGTGTTGTTACCGGTGCATTGTGCCTAATCCGCTCAGTGGCATTGCCACTCTTACCACTAACAATGGGTTGGTGGCTGATCAATGGCTGGCAAAGCGGGCAACGCCGACAAACATTCATTCATATCGGCATATTCCTGCTAGGATGGTCACTGGTGGTAGGGCCATGGACGATCCGCAATACCCTGACCTACGGCGGAGTCATTTTAATCGACACCACTGGCGCCGAGAATTTATGGCTTGACAACGATCCTGCTGGTCGGGAAGCGGTAAAAGCTCAACTTTACGCACTTGGCGAAGATCGCCTATACCGACAGCGGCTGGCGACCGAACGGGGAGTAGCGGTTATTCTGGCCGATCCAATGCGTTTCATCATGAAAATGGGTCAGGAGTTACGCCGCTTTTTCGCGCTCGAACATACCGACGACATGCGAGCACGACCGGCGATCTGGGTGTCAGCGGCTGAAGTTGCGGCTCGCCTAGTGCTTGGTGATGGTGTATGGCTGCTGATCCTGCTGGCCGGTAGCTATGGCCTGGTGCAGCGCTGGCACGCGGTACAACCTGACCCAACCCAACGCACTTTGACCGCCTTCCATACACTGGCGCAACCAAGCTGGTTGCTGGGCGCATGGACTGCTTACGTCCTCTTTACCACACTGATCTTCCACGTTGAACTTCGTTATCGGCTTCCAATCTATCCGGTTCTTCTTGCCTACACCGGTATGGTAGGCGCAGCCTGGCAAGTAAGATTACGTACAGTTTTCCCACATCGTCAGCAATGGACGCTTCTCGTACCGTTATTGATGTTGTTGATTACGCTCTGGCACGCACCATACCCAATCATCGCCTGGAAACTAGCGAATAAACACTGGAACCTGCTGCTGGCCGAGCAGGCACTTACCAACGGTGATGCAGTAAAGGCAGCAGATGCAGCATCCAAAGCACTGGCGTATGACGAACAATCGGTACTGGCCCTCGTCGCTCTGGCCAGAGCCGCTCTGCTTGGTGGTGATGAAACCACTGCACTGCACTGGCTTGATGAAGCTAGTGCAGTGCTCCCTGCCCATCCCTATCCGCATCTGCTACGCGGTGATGTACTACGACGACAAGGCGATCTAATTGCTGCGCAACATGAACTAAGCAGGTTTGCTGCTGTATCACGCGAAGACCTCGCCGCCTGGCTTTGGGCACGAGCGGTAACACCGCCACCAACGAGACTTCCGCTAGGTGACGGTCTCGATTTAGGTTTCATCCGTGGCATGCACCATCCGCTGCCAGGTGAACAACACTGGCGTTGGACAACGCGCTGGGCACAAGTACGGTTGACCGCTCCCGCCGGTACGCAGCAGATTGCACTCACGCTGCGGAGTGGTCGCCCAGACAAAAGCGCAGTAACGATTTGGGTAACTGTCGCCGGTAGCAAACCTCAACCATTTACGATCAGTGCTGAGTGGCAAACCATCACGTTATCCTTACCGACAACGACACTATCGCGAGAAGTGCTTGTCGCTATTCATTCCCCTACCTTCTGGCCCCGACAGTACGACCCGGCCAGTGCTGATGGTCGTCGGCTTGGGGTACAACTTGCCTTCGCGGAGGTGCGATGAAACGCGAAGCTTGGTGGCTCATTGCAATCATGTTCCTGGCCGCTCTCGTTCGGTTAGTGCTCTGGCTACAACCGCTGCACTTACCGGCGAACGATGAGGTTGAGTATCTCACAGTGGCGCAAGACCTGCTAGCCGGACGTGGCTGGAGTTTCTACGAACGTTACCATTGGTTGCGTGCACCACTCTACCCTCTCTGGCTGGCCGGATCGCTCTGGCTCAGTGGCGGTAACGTCTGGCTAGCTGCCCTGCCTAACATTGCGCTTAGCGTGTTCAATGTCTTCCTAATATACCATCTGTCGCAGGCCATCAACGACAACGCAGGGCCGCTGGTACACCGGCTTGCCGCTCTCAGTGCAGCCATGCTACTTACCTACGCCACGTTTGCCTCACTTTATATGAGCGAAACGTTGTTCACGGCACTCTTCGGCACAGCCTGCTGGTTACTACTGGTCTGGCGGCAACGTGGTGCACAATGGCGCGATTGGCGGTTATTTGCAGCCGGCGGGCTATGGGGATTGGCGCTTCTGACGCGCTCGCTACCGCTGTACTTTACGCTGGTCGTGATCGTCTGGGTCGCAGCAAGTGCTGCGGGTCACTGGCAGGACCTGCTCCGCCGTCCGGCGGCACTCTTGGTCGGATGTGCATTTGCGATAACGGCGCTGATCGTCGTTGCGCCGTGGACGATTCGTAATTGTCTGAGTTACCGGAGCTGCATTCTGATCGAAACCGGTCTCGCGTACAACCTCTGGGCCTTCAATGAACCACGCGAAGATATGGCAACTATCTTCCGGGTGCTCGAAACAATTCCTGATCCTGCCGAACGGGCAGCGTATGCGACGACTCGTGGCCTCGAACGGCTGCGTGAAGACCCAACCATCCTACTGCGCAAACTATGGCCCAACTGGCTGGCAATCTGGCGGGTCAAAGCGATTCAGGATCGATTCCTCCTTGAAGATTATCGGGCCGATCCACCGCCATTGCTGTTCCTTGGTGCCCTGATTTTCGATGATCTGCTCTACGCCCTGATCGCTCTTGGCGGTATCGCTGCGCTTGTGTATGCAGCCTTCCATAGACGAACACCGGCAATCTTGTTCGGGCTATGGCTGGTCTACTTCATAGCCGTATCGCTAGTAACCCATGGGGAAGGACGCTACCGCCATTTTATCTTCTTTGCCCTCATTCCATACGCAGCTCGAGCCTGGGTTGCATTCAGAGACTGGCCTCGTTTGACACCCAAAGCACTCAGCGTCGCACTTGTGGTCAGCAGCGCGGTTGGCCTCTCGATAGGAATGGCTTATCACTGGGAGTACGCCATTCAGGGTGGTGTACGGAGCTTTTGGCGGCTTAGTGGTGACCTTGCCCGTCTATCAGGCAACCTAGCTCTGGCTACAACTGCCTATCAGCAGGCAATCGCTGCCCATCCTACCCCCGACGGCTATCTGGCGTTGGGCGATGTGTTACGCGCCCAGCAAGACGTTGACGGCGCATTAAACGCATATCGAGCCGCACAGCGCCTTAACATGCTCTACCCACCATCGTATGTTCGGCTGGGCGATCTGCTGCGCGAAATCGGTGATCTGGCCGCAGCGCAACAGGCATACCAACCGCAATACGTGAGTGAACAACGCCTTCTCGATCTGGCCTGGCGTGACACATACCCATCACCGTCGGCAATCATTGACGTTGGTGATGGATTGGACTTCGGGTATCTGGCCGGCTTCTATCCGGCAGAGATGCTGGCTGGCGCTCGTAGCCGCTGGACGGGTGCAGTAGCCCGCATCCGATTAGCGGCAAACTGTCGGATTGTACGGCTACGTATGGCAGCGTTGCGACCTGACGCTCCTGTAAACGGTCAGTTTTGCGTTGACAACATTTGTCACCCGTTCAAGCTCGACACGGCGTGGCGCTGGTTAACCATCCAACTACCATCGCATACAACTCATAGTAAGTTACGCGAGATTGAGCTGCGGGTAACACCGTGGACAGCTCCAGATGGCCGCACCCTAGGTATCGTCGTTGATCGTATAGAGACGAAGAACGAAGAGTGATTAAGTAGACCTTCGCGATTGGACGGTGCAACAGCAGAAGAACACCGACAAATGTCACAACATATCACCTACTTTAGACAGTCGCCTGAAGGTGTCGGCCGCTGGCCAGCGTTGGATATATGCGGATGGAACTTATCGGTTAGTGTATTCATTTCGCAAGCAGGGGCAGGGGAGAACCTGCCATATCTTTTCGCCGTGGTGTGTTTCAGCAATAACCTTAACCGTGGTACCATACATGGTGCAGGCATCATTATGTTATTCTACCCTTTGACGCATTATGCAGCTTGTCTGGTTCAAACGCGATCTGCGCATTCACGATCATCCGGCATTAAATGCCGCTGCCGCACGTGGCCCGGTACTTCCACTCTACATTGTCGAGCCGTCGCTTGTGCATGCGCCGGATTTCGCCGCCCGTCATTGGACATTCATTCGTGGATGCCTCCACGAACTACGTACCACACTGACAAGGCTCGGTCAACCCCTAGTCGTGCGCGTGGGTGAAGCTGTTGATGTTCTCGACCAACTGACACGGGAATGGCCTATCGAAGCGATCTGGGCCCACGAAGAAACGGGAAATCTGTTGAGTTATGCCCGTGACCGGGCCGTGCGACGATGGGCACGAATGCGCGGCATCCCGTTTTATGAGCTGCCACAGAATGGCGTTGTGCGCCGCCTATCATCACGCGATGAATGGCAGGTCCACTGGGAAGAGCGCATGAGCGCAACAGCGGCCCACCCACCATCGGTCTTACCATCACTCACGATTGATCCAGGTGCAATTCCAACCGCCCAAGACCTATCGTTGCCGCCTGACACCCTTACCGAACACCAACCACCGGGTGAAACAGCAGCGCTCAGGCTCCTGGACGATTTTCTCTACCGCCGCAGCCGCCACTACCACCGGGCACTCTCCAGCCCGCTAACGGCGTGGGAAGGTTGTTCACGCTTGAGCGCCTACCTAACCTGGGGTGCATTGTCGATCCGCACAGTGGTTCAAAAGACACGTCAACGCATTGCCGAACTTAACGCCAATGCGGCACCCGAAGAACGATCGTGGCTGCGGGCACTCGCCGCGTTTGAGTCACGTCTGCACTGGCGTTGTCACTTCATCCAGAAACTTGAAGATGAACCTGAAATAGAGATTCGCAATCTGGTACGAGCTTATGACGGGATGCGCGAGGAACACCATCGCCCTGACCTGATTGTAGCGTGGGCAGCCGGGCGCACCGGTTATCCATTCGTTGATGCCTGTATGCGTGCACTCACCGCTACGGGATGGCTTAATTTTCGGATGCGGGCAATGCTGGTCAGTTTTGTTGCCTACGATCTCTGGCAACACTGGCGCGAACCGGCGCTCATTTTGGCCCGGCGCTGGATCGACTATGAACCGGGCATTCATTACTGTCAGATGCAGATGCAGGCCGGTACGTCAGGAAATCGTACCATTCGTATTTACAATCCGATCAAACAGAGTATTGATCACGATCCAGAGGGTACTTTCATCCGGCGTTGGGTTCCTGAACTGGCAAACATTCCGACCGCGTACATTCACACCCCCTGGCTACTTGACCGTAGCAGCCAGGAGCGTGCCGGATGTCGGATTGGGCGCGACTACCCAGCACCTATCGTTGACCACGACCTTGCCTATCGGCGAGCGCGGGCAGCAATCGCGGCAGTACGAGCCCGACCAGAAACGGCGCAAGAAGCAGCCGCGGTACATCAGCGCCACGGTTCGCGGCGCTGGCAAGCAACTCGTAGGCGTACATCCGGCACTGTTACCGATCGTCAGCTCAGACTCGACTTGTAATCGCGAACGCTACGACCATGCAAGAGAAGATTGCTCGATAGGATTGAAAGCGGGAGAAAGGACGAGCAAACAACTGACGAGCAGATTCGATTTTGTGTAGAACTTTCTGGATAAAGGCTCCACTTGGGACTTGAGGCGAGGCAGTGCCCTGCTCCTACAGATACATCCAACGGTTGTCGAACGGCCGATGCCTATTCGGTACCCGAACGTCGTCGCGGATTGTAGAAAATGACACTTTCGGATGCCCTCCGATCTGATAAGGGGCAACCTCTTTGCTGACCTTCGTTTCCCGCAACAGCATTGTTCGGACAGGGGCTTATTTCTCTACCGTATAATTCACGAGCGCCCAAACAATGGCGCCTGCTGCAATCACATGCATCAGGTTGAGAATCATTTGTTCGAGCAGACTAACCGGCAATGTAAAAGGCCCGGCAAACGAGAGTACTAATACAACTCCTGCACAGATCAGAAACACACGCAATGGTCGCGAGGTAAACCGATTGAGCAGTGCCAGTAACACAGCCGCACCAATCGCCGGTATAACGGTAGAGACAACAACGGCAACCACCGGTAAGGGCATTGGTTGATTGGTAGGTGGTACCGGCGCACTAAACTCAAGGCCACCAGCACGCGCTATCGCGTATACTATCAGATTAGCTACAACACCAATCGCAGCCCCAATGAGCGCAGCCTTTGGGAGCTGGCGCGGGTTGATGTGATGATCGAAGCGATTCATAGCACCTCCAGAAGAGTAGCTCAAGCTACCGACATATGAGATGACATTGGCTGGTCAGACTGACCGATTTGAGCCAGATAGGTCTCTACAATCTGACGATGCACATCGATGTTGAGATAGATCGAGCGTTGACGCGGATCGCTCAGCCTATCCGCTCGCTCTTGAATCAGATGATAGCCTAACGCTAGAATAGCGCTGGCACGTGCATCCGCATTGAACGCCAGCGCCTGATATACCGTCCAGTAGATACGTAGTGTCTCCTCTGCTCCGTTAAGATGCCCACCGGCCAGTAAATGATCAACTATCGGCAAGGCACGTCGCAACGCCTCAGTGGCATCGTGACGCGCCAGGGCGACACGGGTTAGACCGGCTTGTGATTCGAGCACCAGCACCGGGTTATTGAATTGCTGACGAATATGCAGCGCCTTCTGGTAAGAAAGCTCAGCTTCATCGAGGTGATGCAGCGCCAAGAGGGCATGGCCTTGAAAGTCGTACCCATACCCTTCCAGCTCTCGTAAGCCACTGCGCTGTGCTTGTTCAATGGTCGCTTGCGCATAAGACAGCGCCAGGTTATGACGCTGATTGTGGTGAGCGTATAGGCTAAGGTTCGCAGTAATAGTGGTATGATGTCTGCGATCACTGACCAACTCAGAAAGGGCTAATGCAATCTGGGTATGCTCAAGAGCCTGATCATAATCGCCCATAAAATCAGCCGAAATTCCCAAGTTGATATGGGCAATAATTTCTGCATCGCGATCCCCACACTCACGTGCCAGTGCCAGCCCCTGGAAATAGTAGCGTTGCGCCAGTGCATAATCACCACGGGCATCGGCATTTTGCGCTAACAGATCAAGAATACGGGTTTTCTGATAGGTCACACGTAGGCGCTGATATATCTCGAGAGCCTGATGCAGATAGTGTTCTGACTCCTCAAGTTTTCCCTGTGCACTAACAACATTACTAAGCGTTTCAAAACAACGGGCTATTGCCAGATGATCATGAGTCTGCCGGCATACTGCTATGGCTTGCTGAGCAAAATCGGTGGCCGTCCCAAGATTGCCGAGGCGCAAATCGATCTCGCTCAGCGAGCGTAGACACGTTGCGATGATCAATAGAGCATCGGTATCATGGAATGTGCCATTGGGGCCATTGAGTAGCGCAAGCGCTTGTAAGAACTCCTGCTGACCTTGTTCGTGATCACCGGCCAGAGTATTGAGCATCCCGGACTGACACTTGATCATTGCCTGTAACAAGGGATCGGCAAGCTGTTCGGCGAGTGCTAACGCTTCTGCTGTCACGCTTAAAACATGCTGATGACCAGAGCGTAAACGTTGCAACGAAACATACCCTGACAGTAACGAGGCGCGCAAACGTTTGGCAGACGATGTGATAGGATTCGTGACATAAGCCAGACTCTGCTGGAATCGTTCGACACCGGCAACAAAACGCCCCATCAAGCGGTAGAGGTCTTCATAGGCTAACGCTGCGTTAGCGACCAAATCCCACTCGGCATTGACCAGTGCCCAATGCCAGGCAACTTCAATGTCAATAAGATTAGCGACCAAATCTTCACGAACCTCAAAGCTCTGCGGCCCACGCAGACCAGAGCGAGAACTGGTCAACCATTTCAAAAACCAGTGCGCATGGCGACGATAAGCTACTTCGCGGAGGTTTGCACGTTCGAAGTCTTGTGTCAGTTTCTCACCGGCAAACTGACGGATGTACTCGTGCAACCAGATGCGGTCGCCAGCGAGATGATGTACCAGAGACAGTTCAATCAGTTCGGTAAGCACCTGTTCACCCGCGGTGATTGCCAGCGCTGCGGCAAGCGGGCAGGCAGCATTCACCACACTCAACATCGCCAGCGCCTGACGACTCGCTTCAGACAGACTATTCCAGGTCGACTCAAAGACGGCTTGCAAACTACGATGCCGTCCAGGAACATCAAGGATCGGACTGTTCAGTGACTTTATGCTGCGGAAAACTGTCTGGCGTAATGTCGCCAGGTTCATACTGTTCAAGCATGCAGCCGCCAACTCGATGCCCAACGGCAACCCAGACAGCGCACTACAGACCTGATCAATATCGTAATACTCGTTTGCTGTGGTGAACGTCATTCCCTGACGACGGGCCAACTCTACAAACATACGAGCACTAGGACTCACCTGCTGTGTGGTGGAGATCGTTGATAGCGGGGCCAGATGCAGCACATGCTCTTGCCGTAGATAGAGACGTTGTCGTGAAGTAACCAGTGCAACACATTGTGTTGCCGCACTCAGCAGCTCTTTTAAGAAAAGACTCGCTGTTACTACGTGTTCAAAACTATCGAACACCAGTAAACATGCCCGATTCTGAAGTGCTGCAATCACCTGAGCTTCCGTACTCTGCCGATCATTCAGAGCTACCTCACAGGTGTTGGCAATGCAGTGGGCCAGGTATTGCACCGGATTCAACGTCAGCAAACCGATATTCGCGGCAAAACCATCTTCAGGATGCAGGAACATATAGTATACCCCATCAGGGAAGGCAAAACGCATCAATTGTGCAGCCCGAATCGCCAGACGGGTTTTACCAACGCCACCTTCACCAGCTACTGTGATCAATTGCAAATCTGACCGATTGATAAGATCGGTCAGGGTCTGAATTTCCTGCTCGCGACCAACCAAAGGAAGCTGATCAAGCGCCATTGCCTGACGCTGTGATTTCAGATACGAAGGAGCATCGGGGAGATTCCCTTCACGGATTGCTATCGCTAGCTCCTGAGTTGCCGGTTCTGGTTCGATACCCAACTCCTGTCGCAGGATTTTGCAACAGTTCTGATATTGAACCAGCGCCGATGCACGTTGGCCCTGACGCGCTAAAGCCAACATCAATTGTCGATGAGCCAATTCATGCCACGGCTCGGCTTCCAATTGACGGGTGGCATACGCTAGCACGCTCTGCCAGTCGTGGGCAAGAAGCGCATATTCTCCCAAATGTGCTAGAACCGAAAGAAACGAGCGATGAAAATACTCGCGTTGACGGATATACCACTCAAACAGGAGTTCACTGTCTGGTGTAAAACCGGCTAGAAACTCACCCTGATACAGAGTTGCTGCTGTTCGTAACAGCTCCTGGCAATGGCGACAACCCGGTATGGAGCGATGATCGTGGGAATGGATCGCGGTCACAATCTGCTCAAACCGTAGCGCATCAACCTGCCAGACCGGTGGAACGTTGAGCGTTACCGTTTGGGCACTGGTATGAAGCAAAGAACTCGCTTCTCCCAATGCCTGACGGATACGACTGAGGGTAACGCGCAGCGTGTTTTGGGCGGCTGTTTGTGGTCGATCAGGCCAAAACAAGCCGGTTAACGTCTCTCGTCGCACCGCCTGTCGCTGATGAAAGCATAACCAAGTAAAGAGCAAACGAGCATTATCTGTCTGGAAAGCACTGCTTAGCGAGATGCCATTACAGCGAATATCGAACCCGCCTAGTAGTTGTACGTGCCATGTCTTCATTGGGATCTTCTGTAATGATTTTGTTACGTTCTTCCATTATACAACCTGTGAGAACTTATGACGATAACCTTGCGAGGAGGTAAACGCGCTACAATCGTTGTTGGTCATCACGCTTCAGTCGCCGAACAATATGTTAGCTCTATAAAATGCACAATGACTGATAAGAAAGGAAGGCGAGCAACGCATAGACTGACCAACCCGCTTATCCCGCGTTATCATACCGGTAAGTTTTATTACCTTCGTCGCTATTCCGACTATTGTCCTGAATGCACCTGATAGACCGGTTTTCTAACC comes from Chloroflexus sp. Y-396-1 and encodes:
- the deoC gene encoding deoxyribose-phosphate aldolase, whose protein sequence is MASLIDHTLLKPEATVEQIDRLCNEAKQYRFASVCVNPRYVERCARALAGSPVRVCTVIGFPLGATTTKVKVFETVQAIGHGAHEVDMVMAIGALRGREYHVVADDIRAVTDAAHASGVLVKVILETGLLTDIEKIAACILAVRAGADFVKTSTGFGPGGATVADIRLMRAVVGPTIGVKASGGIRSLTMAQELIAAGATRIGTSAGVAIVQASEGMVSEPPHSDTY
- a CDS encoding DUF6069 family protein, encoding MNRFDHHINPRQLPKAALIGAAIGVVANLIVYAIARAGGLEFSAPVPPTNQPMPLPVVAVVVSTVIPAIGAAVLLALLNRFTSRPLRVFLICAGVVLVLSFAGPFTLPVSLLEQMILNLMHVIAAGAIVWALVNYTVEK
- the sucD gene encoding succinate--CoA ligase subunit alpha, whose translation is MSILIDANTRLLVQGITGKEGEFHTRQMIEYGTKVVAGVVPGRGGQMAIDGRVPVFNTVSEAVAATGANTAVIYVPAPFAPDAIRESAAAGIPLIVCITEGIPALDMVSTYAFVQECGVRLIGPNCPGLLTPGAAKVGIIPGNIAMPGPVGIVSKSGTLTYEAVDALTRLGIGQSTIVGIGGDPIIGTNFIDVLAMFESDPQTEAIVLIGEIGGTAEQEAAAYIKAHVSKPVVGFIAGQTAPPGKRMGHAGAIISGGEGTAQEKIVALESVGVRVARMPADIAGLVKEALSARKM
- a CDS encoding glycosyltransferase family 39 protein: MKREAWWLIAIMFLAALVRLVLWLQPLHLPANDEVEYLTVAQDLLAGRGWSFYERYHWLRAPLYPLWLAGSLWLSGGNVWLAALPNIALSVFNVFLIYHLSQAINDNAGPLVHRLAALSAAMLLTYATFASLYMSETLFTALFGTACWLLLVWRQRGAQWRDWRLFAAGGLWGLALLTRSLPLYFTLVVIVWVAASAAGHWQDLLRRPAALLVGCAFAITALIVVAPWTIRNCLSYRSCILIETGLAYNLWAFNEPREDMATIFRVLETIPDPAERAAYATTRGLERLREDPTILLRKLWPNWLAIWRVKAIQDRFLLEDYRADPPPLLFLGALIFDDLLYALIALGGIAALVYAAFHRRTPAILFGLWLVYFIAVSLVTHGEGRYRHFIFFALIPYAARAWVAFRDWPRLTPKALSVALVVSSAVGLSIGMAYHWEYAIQGGVRSFWRLSGDLARLSGNLALATTAYQQAIAAHPTPDGYLALGDVLRAQQDVDGALNAYRAAQRLNMLYPPSYVRLGDLLREIGDLAAAQQAYQPQYVSEQRLLDLAWRDTYPSPSAIIDVGDGLDFGYLAGFYPAEMLAGARSRWTGAVARIRLAANCRIVRLRMAALRPDAPVNGQFCVDNICHPFKLDTAWRWLTIQLPSHTTHSKLREIELRVTPWTAPDGRTLGIVVDRIETKNEE
- a CDS encoding deoxyribodipyrimidine photo-lyase, translating into MQLVWFKRDLRIHDHPALNAAAARGPVLPLYIVEPSLVHAPDFAARHWTFIRGCLHELRTTLTRLGQPLVVRVGEAVDVLDQLTREWPIEAIWAHEETGNLLSYARDRAVRRWARMRGIPFYELPQNGVVRRLSSRDEWQVHWEERMSATAAHPPSVLPSLTIDPGAIPTAQDLSLPPDTLTEHQPPGETAALRLLDDFLYRRSRHYHRALSSPLTAWEGCSRLSAYLTWGALSIRTVVQKTRQRIAELNANAAPEERSWLRALAAFESRLHWRCHFIQKLEDEPEIEIRNLVRAYDGMREEHHRPDLIVAWAAGRTGYPFVDACMRALTATGWLNFRMRAMLVSFVAYDLWQHWREPALILARRWIDYEPGIHYCQMQMQAGTSGNRTIRIYNPIKQSIDHDPEGTFIRRWVPELANIPTAYIHTPWLLDRSSQERAGCRIGRDYPAPIVDHDLAYRRARAAIAAVRARPETAQEAAAVHQRHGSRRWQATRRRTSGTVTDRQLRLDL